The genomic segment CGTTGGTCTATTAGATCAAGCATCCAGTAAAGGCACTAATCATGATGTGATTAGGGTGAGTCTGCCAAACAAGCAACAGGTTATTACTGTACCAACCAGTGGGGAATATGCGTATTTCAGTGGTTCTGGAGATAATCTAGAAAACCTGATGGCCGTTTCTGTCGATTTAACTGATGCAACCACTGCAGCAGTGCAGTTTAAAACATGGTATGACATCGAGCTTGATTGGGATTATGGCTATGTGATTGCTGTTGGTAGCTTTGGTCAGATGATGCTTGAAGGCAATATCACCAGTAACACAAATCCGAATGATACTAATTTGGGTAACGGTATAACAGGTAATTCAGCGGGCTGGATTGATGCTGAATTTGATCTCACTTCGCTTGCTGGTGAGGCATTTGATTTATACGTAATGTATAAAACCGATGGCGCGGTATCCAACCCAGGTATGTACGTTGATGATTTAAACATTGTGGTCGATGAAACGATTGTTGCGACAGCGAATGCTGATGTGATGCCAGAAGTCATGATGCTAAATGGATTTGATGTATCGACGGGCGTTTCTGAAACTGAGCACTATTATTTAGTTGAGTGGCGTACTCATCATGGTGTCGACAGTGGTTTAGCGCATATCAATGTTGCTGGACAGCCAATGACCTATGAAAAGGGCATGCTCATTTGGTACGTGGATAATCAATATTCAGATAACTGGGTTGGTGTTCACCCTGGTGACGGTTTCTTAGGTGTTGTGGATGCTGATCAAAATACCTTGTCTTGGAGCAATGGTAATATTGCAACGACACGCTACCAAATCCACGATGCGACATTTAGAATCGATAGACCTGAAAAGATGTTTATCGATTTGTCTGAAGATTATGGCATCACTATGTATGACAACCGTACTCGTGCCCAACGTACTTTTAGAGATTCTCGTGATTACTCTGGCGGCGACTTACTTGATGCTGGACGTAATATTCCTGAATACGGGTTAACAATTCGCTTATTAAATCAAAGTGAAGATCGTAGTGTTGGTGCGGTAATGATCCAAAAGTAGTGCATTTTTGCATAAACAGCTTGAAATAAAGCTTGCTGTTAATTGCAGATGATTCACCAATAGCGAAGTTAATGAATGGCCTTAATAAGCCACTTTACTTTTGCAAAAAGCGCTGAGATTCAGCGCTTTTTTTATTTTTCATATTTATTTTTATACGCGAGTTATCAGTTAAAAATATCAATAGTCCTGATATTTTGCCGATAAATTATGGCAACTAAGCTAGATACAGGTTAATTATCTAATCGCATTAGCGTTAGCATCGATTCAAGCATAAGCCTGCGGTCTTCGCTACATTGTCATATCGAAGCAACTCACTTATGCTGATACAATCTGTTAACCCTTGTGACAGTTAAATCTTGTTTTGCTGACCTTGATGTATCTCAAAGCTTAAATGGTAAGCAGGGGCATAGCGAAATCAGATGTTGAGGCGCCCATTGATTGAATTTCACCTTTGTTATTACCGAGTGCTATCGATAAGCCGATTCATTGCGTTGGCAGGCTTTATCAGTCTGGTTACTCCAGTTTATGCCAATGACAATGTAGAGCGAGCGATACAGTCAAATGATGCTCATCACGTCATGACATTAGATTCAGTTAAACAAGCGCTGGATAAGTTTTCTGCGCCAGAGGAAAAGCTTGAGTATTTACAACAAGCTCAGCAACACCATTCGTGGAACCCAATTGATAATGCCCATATATTCAATTTAATTGCGATTGAACAAGAGGCATTAGACAAATTAGATGATGCCGTTGAATCATATTCTTTAGCGATTCAATCTGCTGAGCAAGTTGCCACTTCAGATATTTTAGTTATCAGTTATATTGAGCGTTCATTCATTAAATATTTACAGGTTAATGATAAAGAGCGCTATTGCCCTGATAGAGAATATGCATTGGAATTAGCACGCGCTATTGACTCTCCTATCGTGTTGTCCAAAGCACTCACGCAAAGCGCATTTTGCTACACTGACACACAAGTGTTTGAGCAAGGATTACAGCGCCTTGAAGAAGCTTTGTTGATTGCCAAGAAGCACCATTTCCCTCCGAACAAGCAAGCGATGATTTATAACTCAACTGGCGCGATTTACCGCTCTAATGGATTACATAAATACGCTTATGAATACTTCAATGAAGCCTATCGGTTATGGAGTGAAGTTGACGATATTCAAGACATGTTCAATATGCTGCACAACTTGGTTGGTGAGGCGATAAAAATGTCAGACTGGGAAGCGGCTGAAATTCATGTTGTAGGCCTGTTTGATTTAGCCAAGCGGCATCCTGAATTTAACGACTTCTTATTTTTCGCTTATTTTAATGCGGGTCGGCTAAGTTATTATAATAATGATCATGAGTTGGCAATTGAGCGATTACAAAACGCTAAACAGTTAAGCTCAACCACTAATGAACAATATTTTATTGGCTTAATGTATGCCTATCTCGCTTTAGCTCACATGCAGCAAGAGCAGCCAGAGTTGGCTTATGAAGCTGCTGATGTATTTATAAATTCTGACACATTTGCGGCGAGCTCTTCTTTTCTCAAAACGTCAATAATGGCGCTTAAACAGTTTTCCGAACAAGAGTACTTAGCCAGCTTTAACTTGTTGATGTCGAGCTTAAATCATGAACGTTTGACCTATGCCTCCATCATGGACAAAGACGTTATCTACTCGTCGCTAGAGCACAATTCAAAAGTCGCTGAATATGAAATCCAAATCCTGGAAAATCAGCTTGCGATTAATTTACTGAAGTTAAAGTCAGAAACAGATAAGCAGCAAATATCTCAATTAACCTTAATCGTTACCAGTTTGATTATTGTGGTTTTACTTGTTGCAACGGCTTTTTTAATTCAGTCTCGCCGCTTATTTAAACGCCGTTCGCAAACAGATTATCTTACAGGGATATCAAATCGACGTTACACCATGGAGCAGGGGAATAGGTTATTTAGTCTTGCCCTAAAACGAGCTGAGCCATTAGCAGTGATCATTTTTGATATTGATAAATTTAAAATGATTAATGACACATACGGTCATCATATCGGGGACTTAACAATTAAAGCTGCGGCACGAAAAGCAAGAAATTGGGTCAAAAAAACGGATGTATTAGGCCGAATTGGTGGAGAAGAGTTTTTATTGATATTGCCTAATACCAATATAGACCAAGCAGTTGAAGTGGCTGAGCGACTCCGTAACAGTATCGAGCAGCAAACATTTACTTTTGATCATGTCGAAGTGAAATTTACCATCAGCTTAGGGGTTACTGTAAGTCAGCTAAGCGAAGTTGATGGTGTTGTCATAGAGCATAGCGAGCAAGATGAATTAGCAGAGCAAGATCTTGGAACTGAAGAAAGCCTAGATTCACTATCTAAGATGATAAAAAGAGCGGATGCTGGTATGTATAAAGCGAAACAAAATGGCCGTAATCAAACCTTTTCGATGTGATATTTTCCTATTGATCCAATGCGTGTTGATTTGATGGCTTTCCACTATACGGGCATTAGCAACTCAATTAACCTTGATGCTCCTTAAAACCTGCACGTCACCACTGTTATTTCTTTCCCATCTATTTCTTTCCCATCTATTTCTTCCCATCATAATCTGCAGCGATTCATTCCCCGTATGAGCTAACTCACTTTTTGACAACAATAAACTTGGCAGTCCTAGTTATAAATCCCCTTAATTATTAATGGCATATCGTTTTTGTAAATTTTCAATGACAGCCGTGTTGAAATCTTAATATGAATTTGACGATTTTTTCTTGCTTTACGTTAGCGTAAACGTCACAGTGTGATAATTGAACTAGATCACATTTTACTGTGTATTAATCTCGGCCAGAATATTTGCCGGTTTACAGCGGAGAAGTTATGAGCACCACACATTCATCACCACAAGATATCGTTATCGTTGCTGCTAAGCGCACCCCAATGGGTGGCTTTCAAGGCGCATTATCAGCAGTGACATCTCCAACATTAGCCGCCAATGCGATTAAAGGGTTAGTCAGTCACACTCAGATTGATACTCATTTAATTGATGAAGTCTTAATGGGTTGTGTATTGCCTGCAGGTTTAGGACAGGCGCCAGCTCGTCAAGCGACATTAGGAGCTGAATTACCTTTAAGTGTTGGTGCAACGACCATCAATAAAGTCTGCGGTTCAGGTATGAAGACCGTGATGATGGCGCACGACTTAATCAAAGCGGGTAGTGCTGAAGTTGTTGTTGCTGGTGGTATGGAAAGTATGACCCAAGCGCCTTATTTATTAGATAAGGCGCGTAGTGGAATGCGTATGGGTCATGGCAAAGTTTTGGACCATATGTTCCTCGATGGCCTTGAAGATGCTTACACTGGCGGTGCAATGGGGACTTTTGCCCAAAAAACTGCTGATGATTTTGGCTTAACTCGTGAAAACATGGACCAATTCGCACTGAACTCTTTAGAAAAGGCTAACGCAGCGATTCAGTCTGGAGCGTTTAAAGATGAAATCGTGCCAGTGACGATTTCAAGTCGTCGAGGTGATGTCACAGTGGATACGGATGAGCAGCCAGGCAATGCGCGTCCTGAAAAAATCCCTTCACTACGTCCAGCATTTGCTAAAGACGGCACAATTACAGCCGCTAACTCAAGCTCTATTTCAGATGGTGCTGCGGCCTTAATGTTAATGAGCCGAGAAAAAGCGGAGTCATTAGGCCTCACTATTATGGCGACAATTAAAGGCCATACCACTCATTCTCAAGAACCTTCAATGTTTACCACTGCACCAGTCGGTGCAATGAACAAGCTATTCGATAAAGTTAATTGGTCTAAAGCTGATGTGGATTTATTCGAAATTAACGAAGCATTCGGCATGGTGACTATGTTAGCTATTAGTGAATTACAACTTGACGAATCTAAAGTCAATATCAATGGCGGCGCTTGCGCATTAGGCCATCCTATTGGGTGCTCTGGGGCACGTGTACTTGTGACGTTAATTCATTCGCTAAAAGCCAAGGGCTTATCTAAAGGTGTGGC from the Shewanella japonica genome contains:
- a CDS encoding GGDEF domain-containing protein, which gives rise to MIEFHLCYYRVLSISRFIALAGFISLVTPVYANDNVERAIQSNDAHHVMTLDSVKQALDKFSAPEEKLEYLQQAQQHHSWNPIDNAHIFNLIAIEQEALDKLDDAVESYSLAIQSAEQVATSDILVISYIERSFIKYLQVNDKERYCPDREYALELARAIDSPIVLSKALTQSAFCYTDTQVFEQGLQRLEEALLIAKKHHFPPNKQAMIYNSTGAIYRSNGLHKYAYEYFNEAYRLWSEVDDIQDMFNMLHNLVGEAIKMSDWEAAEIHVVGLFDLAKRHPEFNDFLFFAYFNAGRLSYYNNDHELAIERLQNAKQLSSTTNEQYFIGLMYAYLALAHMQQEQPELAYEAADVFINSDTFAASSSFLKTSIMALKQFSEQEYLASFNLLMSSLNHERLTYASIMDKDVIYSSLEHNSKVAEYEIQILENQLAINLLKLKSETDKQQISQLTLIVTSLIIVVLLVATAFLIQSRRLFKRRSQTDYLTGISNRRYTMEQGNRLFSLALKRAEPLAVIIFDIDKFKMINDTYGHHIGDLTIKAAARKARNWVKKTDVLGRIGGEEFLLILPNTNIDQAVEVAERLRNSIEQQTFTFDHVEVKFTISLGVTVSQLSEVDGVVIEHSEQDELAEQDLGTEESLDSLSKMIKRADAGMYKAKQNGRNQTFSM
- a CDS encoding thiolase family protein; this translates as MSTTHSSPQDIVIVAAKRTPMGGFQGALSAVTSPTLAANAIKGLVSHTQIDTHLIDEVLMGCVLPAGLGQAPARQATLGAELPLSVGATTINKVCGSGMKTVMMAHDLIKAGSAEVVVAGGMESMTQAPYLLDKARSGMRMGHGKVLDHMFLDGLEDAYTGGAMGTFAQKTADDFGLTRENMDQFALNSLEKANAAIQSGAFKDEIVPVTISSRRGDVTVDTDEQPGNARPEKIPSLRPAFAKDGTITAANSSSISDGAAALMLMSREKAESLGLTIMATIKGHTTHSQEPSMFTTAPVGAMNKLFDKVNWSKADVDLFEINEAFGMVTMLAISELQLDESKVNINGGACALGHPIGCSGARVLVTLIHSLKAKGLSKGVASLCIGGGEATAMAIEV